A single window of Drosophila suzukii chromosome 3, CBGP_Dsuzu_IsoJpt1.0, whole genome shotgun sequence DNA harbors:
- the Osi18 gene encoding uncharacterized protein Osi18, protein MKSTAACLIVALAALSAAHSAPTEGHRAPQTATQLALDMYHGCLKDLSVSCVRPKALQWFNSALQQPEVRITERLSILRTSEKVESRSLNPEERLFDDIDGYLASHSLRIQAPEYFRSPEARSLVPDFLMSNPLTQGGVIPLAAANEGRGMIRKAILPFLLGLKLKTTVLVPLALGLIALKTWKAMTLGLLSLVLSGALVIFKIAKPKIVNYEVVHYPHHVDHVVPHHIEHVVPHHIEHVVPHHIEHIVPHHIDHHLEHHIDHHVDLPVEHIEHLEHPSPAWDPHAWARSSQEPQDAQDLAYAGQK, encoded by the exons ATGAAGAGCACCGCCGCCTGTCTGATAGTCGCCCTTGCGGCGCTGTCCGCCGCCCACTCGGCGCCCACCGAAGGTCACCGGGCGCCTCAAACCGCCACCCAACTGGCCCTGGACATGTACCACGGTTGCCTCAAGGACCTGAGTGTCTCCTGTGTGCGTCCCAAGGCCCTGCAGTGGTTCAACTCGGCTCTCCAGCAGCCGGAGGTGCGGATCACCGAGCGCCTGTCCATCCTCCGCACCTCGGAGAAGGTCGAGTCCCGATCCCTGAACCCGGAGGAGCGTCTCTTCGACGACATCGACGGCTATCTGGCCAGCCATTCGCTGAGGATCCAGGCCCCGGAGTACTTCCGCAGCCCGGAGGCGCGCTCCCTGGTGCCCGACTTCCTCATGTCGAATCCCCTCACCCAGGGCGGAGTCATTCCCCTGGCAGCTGCCAACGAAG GACGTGGCATGATCCGCAAGGCAATTCTACCCTTCCTGCTGGGTCTGAAACTGAAGACCACTGTGCTGGTTCCCCTGGCTCTGGGACTCATTGCCCTGAAGACCTGGAAGGCCATGACTCTGGGCCTGCTTTCGCTGGTTCTGTCTGGCGCTCTGGTTATTTTCAAGATTGCCAAGCCCAAGATCGTCAACTACGAGGTGGTGCACTATCCCCACCATGTTGACCATGTGGTGCCCCATCACATTGAGCACGTTGTACCCCACCACATCGAGCATGTGGTTCCCCATCACATCGAGCACATTGTTCCGCATCACATCGACCACCACCTGGAGCACCACATCGACCACCATGTGGACCTGCCCGTGGAGCACATCGAGCATCTGGAGCACCCTTCGCCCGCCTGGGATCCCCACGCCTGGGCCCGATCCTCGCAGGAGCCCCAGGACGCCCAGGACTTGGCCTACGCGGGTCAGAAGTGA
- the Osi19 gene encoding uncharacterized protein Osi19 isoform X1: MAKLLLVIVGVAALVAAGQAAGGSTDQLQRLIAEEQSKCASGQDSMACIKERAMRFVDNVMSKDSYQISNLEVRSNGQKTTPVSEARASSADGFMDAVENYILGHDVSMDLPLANAKVTVSARNLVNDQLSLNLQLNGDEGDEGTDVEARGKKGNIFKKGKKHRLRKLAMPILVLILLKAITVIPMAIGILKIKAFNALALGFFSFIVSVGLAIFQLCKKIAHDHHHTAHITAHGPWDGRSFGSVPVPVVEQPQKLAQPLAYQAYA, translated from the exons ATGGCCAAACTGCTCCTTGTGATCGTTGGTGTGGCGGCCCTTGTGGCGGCGGGACAGGCGGCAGGTGGCTCCACCGACCAGCTGCAGCGGCTCATCGCCGAGGAGCAGAGCAAGTGCGCCAGTGGCCAAGACTCCATGGCCTGCATCAAAGAGCGGGCCATGCGGTTCGTGGACAACGTGATGAGCAAAGACAGCTACCAG ATTTCCAACCTGGAGGTGCGCTCCAATGGCCAGAAGACCACGCCAGTCAGCGAAGCCCGTGCCAGCAGTGCCGATGGATTCATGGATGCCGTGGAGAACTACATTCTGGGACACGATGTCAGCATGGACTTGCCCTTGGCCAATGCCAAGGTCACCGTCTCGGCCCGCAACCTCGTTAACGACCAGCTGAGCCTGAACCTCCAGCTGAATGGCGACGAAGGCGATGAGGGCACCGATGTCGAAGCCAGGGGTAAGAAGGGCAACATCTTCAAGAAGG GAAAGAAGCACCGTCTCCGTAAGCTGGCCATGCCCATCCTGGTGCTCATCCTGCTGAAGGCCATCACCGTGATCCCCATGGCCATTGGCATCCTGAAGATCAAGGCCTTCAACGCCCTGGCCCTGGGCTTCTTCTCCTTCATTGTCTCGGTTGGTTTGGCCATTTTCCAATTGTGCAAAAAG ATCGCCCATGATCATCACCACACCGCCCACATCACCGCCCATGGTCCTTGGGACGGTCGCTCCTTCGGCTCTGTTCCTGTCCCCGTGGTCGAGCAGCCCCAGAAGCTGGCCCAACCCCTGGCCTACCAGGCCTACGCCTAA
- the Osi19 gene encoding uncharacterized protein Osi19 isoform X2 — protein sequence MAKLLLVIVGVAALVAAGQAAGGSTDQLQRLIAEEQSKCASGQDSMACIKERAMRFVDNVMSKDSYQISNLEVRSNGQKTTPVSEARASSADGFMDAVENYILGHDVSMDLPLANAKVTVSARNLVNDQLSLNLQLNGDEGDEGTDVEARGKKHRLRKLAMPILVLILLKAITVIPMAIGILKIKAFNALALGFFSFIVSVGLAIFQLCKKIAHDHHHTAHITAHGPWDGRSFGSVPVPVVEQPQKLAQPLAYQAYA from the exons ATGGCCAAACTGCTCCTTGTGATCGTTGGTGTGGCGGCCCTTGTGGCGGCGGGACAGGCGGCAGGTGGCTCCACCGACCAGCTGCAGCGGCTCATCGCCGAGGAGCAGAGCAAGTGCGCCAGTGGCCAAGACTCCATGGCCTGCATCAAAGAGCGGGCCATGCGGTTCGTGGACAACGTGATGAGCAAAGACAGCTACCAG ATTTCCAACCTGGAGGTGCGCTCCAATGGCCAGAAGACCACGCCAGTCAGCGAAGCCCGTGCCAGCAGTGCCGATGGATTCATGGATGCCGTGGAGAACTACATTCTGGGACACGATGTCAGCATGGACTTGCCCTTGGCCAATGCCAAGGTCACCGTCTCGGCCCGCAACCTCGTTAACGACCAGCTGAGCCTGAACCTCCAGCTGAATGGCGACGAAGGCGATGAGGGCACCGATGTCGAAGCCAGGG GAAAGAAGCACCGTCTCCGTAAGCTGGCCATGCCCATCCTGGTGCTCATCCTGCTGAAGGCCATCACCGTGATCCCCATGGCCATTGGCATCCTGAAGATCAAGGCCTTCAACGCCCTGGCCCTGGGCTTCTTCTCCTTCATTGTCTCGGTTGGTTTGGCCATTTTCCAATTGTGCAAAAAG ATCGCCCATGATCATCACCACACCGCCCACATCACCGCCCATGGTCCTTGGGACGGTCGCTCCTTCGGCTCTGTTCCTGTCCCCGTGGTCGAGCAGCCCCAGAAGCTGGCCCAACCCCTGGCCTACCAGGCCTACGCCTAA
- the Osi20 gene encoding uncharacterized protein Osi20, with product MAFRFSSLLAFGCALLLVASTAVSGAAIENAVTPRIHSSDELISTIVDKCFHANAMHCLKEKVLSYLDTVANVEEEVSGRALSDDVIDKVIVDRLGRILNTNEMRLQLPQTFFAGSVVTYRSDRGFDLELPREEGRAEKKNKDKLFLPILLLMKFKLKVIMPILLALIGLKATKALILSKIAIKLVLGFLIYNLIQKLGGMKMNMVPMPAPVPASEYGVPSTTASSYDPSSWEPMSGGPYARWDSQNLAYSSYHPSSSSSHSSGSSGSSSSYSSSS from the exons ATGGCTTTCCGTTTCTCGTCCTTGCTCGCGTTCGGGTGTGCCCTGCTGCTGGTGGCCTCGACGGCTGTGTCCGGAGCCGCCATCGAGAACGCGGTGACCCCGCGCATCCACAGCTCCGACGAGCTGATCTCGACCATTGTGGATAAGTGCTTCCATGCCAATGCCATGCATTGCCTGAAGGAGAAGGTGCTCAGCTACCTGGACACGGTGGCCAATGTGGAGGAGGAGGTCAGCGGACGTGCCCTGAGCGACGATGTCATCGATAAGGTCATTGTGGATCGTCTGGGCCGCATTCTGAACACCAACGAGATGAGGCTGCAGCTGCCGCAGACCTTCTTCGCTGGCTCCGTGGTGACCTACCGCTCGGATCGCGGCTTCGATCTGGAGCTGCCCAGGGAGGAGG GTCGCGCTGAGAAGAAGAACAAGGACAAGCTGTTCCTGCCCATCCTGCTGCTGATGAAGTTCAAGCTGAAGGTGATCATGCCCATCCTGCTGGCCCTGATCGGTCTGAAGGCCACCAAGGCTCTTATTCTGTCCAAGATTGCCATCAAGCTGGTCCTTGGCTTCCTGATCTACAACCTTATCCAGAAGTTGGGAGGCATGAAGATGAACATGGTGCCCATGCCCGCTCCAGTTCCGGCCAGCGAATACGGAGTGCCCAGCACCACGGCCTCTTCCTACGATCCCAGCAGCTGGGAACCCATGAGCGGAGGTCCCTATGCCCGTTGGGACTCGCAGAACCTGGCCTACAGCTCGTACCACCCCAGCAGCTCGTCGTCCCACTCGTCTGGATCCTCGGGCTCTTCGTCCAGCTACAGCTCGTCCTCTTAA
- the LOC108016002 gene encoding protein D1, whose product MLTSLWILLFLRFGPSLSLRHIRGDHQSDTEVSKFMRTLDVIPDVIQIGPQEFLNVTYHGQVAAHCGELLEPMQVRDEPSLKWPAEPENYYTLLMVDPDVPNVITPTHREFLHWMVLNIPGNRLALGDVRVGYMGPTPMRGTGTHRFVFLLYKQRDYTKFDFPKLPKHSVKGRSGFETKRFAKKYKLRHPVAGNFFTATWSADVPALMKVISLGARQATQT is encoded by the exons ATGTTGACCAGCCTATGGATTCTACTTTTCTTGAGATTTGGCCCAAGCTTGAGCCTAAGACATATCAGGGGAGATCATCAGTCGGACACGGAAGTTAGCAAGTTCATGAGGACCCTAGATGTGATACCAGATGTAATCCAGATCGGACCTCAGGAATTCTTGAAT GTCACATACCACGGCCAAGTAGCAGCACATTGTGGAGAGTTACTAGAGCCCATGCAAGTACGCGATGAACCCTCCTTAAAATGGCCCGCTGAACCGGAAAACTACTACACACTGCTGATGGTTGATCCGGACGTACCCAACGTCATAACGCCCACGCACCGGGAGTTCTTGCACTGGATGGTGCTGAACATACCCGGCAATCGACTGGCACTTGGCGATGTGCGCGTGGGATACATGGGACCCACTCCGATGAGGGGGACCGGAACCCACCGGTTTGTCTTCCTGCTCTACAAACAGAGGGATTACACCAAGTTTGACTTCCCAAAGCTGCCCAAGCACTCGGTAAAGGGACGTAGTGGGTTTGAAACGAAACGATTCGCAAAGAAATATAAACTTCGGCATCCAGTGGCTGGGAACTTCTTCACAGCCACCTGGAGCGCCGATGTTCCAGCCCTTATGAAGGTCATTTCACTCGGTGCACGCCAGGCCACGCAAACTTGA
- the LOC108016028 gene encoding protein D2 has protein sequence MSEAAVCFSKHKIVPDILKTCPTSLLKVTYGGGQVVDMGGELTPTQVQDQPRVEWDADPNALYTLILTDPDAPSRKDPKFREWHHWLVVNIPGNQIENGTVLTAYVGSGPPQGTGLHRYVFLVYKQAQKLTCNEPKIPKTSGDKRANFSTTKFMSKYKLGDPIAGNFFQAQWDEYVPKLYKQLSGKK, from the exons ATGTCCGAGGCCGCTGTATGCTTTTCGAAACACAAGATTGTCCCGGATATCTTGAAAACGTGCCCCACTAGTTTGCTTAAG GTAACTTATGGCGGCGGTCAGGTGGTGGACATGGGCGGTGAATTGACGCCCACACAGGTGCAGGATCAGCCAAGGGTTGAGTGGGATGCGGATCCGAACGCCCTGTACACGCTAATCCTAACCGATCCGGATGCCCCCAGTCGCAAGGATCCCAAGTTTCGCGAGTGGCACCACTGGCTGGTGGTCAACATTCCGGGCAATCAAATTGAGAACGGCACGGTTTTGACCGCCTACGTAGGTTCCGGTCCGCCACAAGGCACAGGTCTTCATCGCTACGTCTTCTTGGTCTACAAGCAGGCTCAAAAGCTCACGTGCAACGAGCCTAAAATCCCAAAGACGAGCGGCGACAAGCGAGCCAATTTCAGCACCACCAAGTTCATGAGCAAGTACAAGCTGGGAGATCCGATTGCTGGCAACTTTTTTCAGGCACAATGGGACGAATATGTGCCCAAGCTATACAAACAATTGTCCGGCAAAAAGTAG
- the LOC108016003 gene encoding protein D3 gives MLLVLLPLMSCLLAVQANSVEEVFRSHEVVPDVIPEPPNQLLKVTYSNNLVAKDGVELTPTQVKDQPTVEWDAQPGDFYTLIMTDPDAPSRAEPKFREFKHWVLVNIAGNDLTSGDAIAEYIGSGPPQGTGLHRYVFLLYKQSGKLEFDEERVSNKSRKDRPKFSAAKFAKKHQLGNPIAGTFYQAQYDDYVPKLHKQLSEN, from the exons ATGCTTTTGGTTCTACTGCCGTTGATGAGCTGCTTGCTGGCCGTTCAAGCAAACTCCGTGGAAGAGGTTTTTCGATCCCATGAGGTGGTCCCCGATGTCATTCCCGAACCGCCAAACCAGTTATTAAAG GTCACGTACAGCAACAACCTGGTGGCCAAAGATGGAGTGGAGCTTACGCCTACGCAGGTGAAGGATCAGCCGACCGTGGAGTGGGACGCGCAGCCCGGCGACTTCTACACGCTTATTATGACGGATCCCGATGCACCTAGCCGAGCGGAGCCCAAATTCCGCGAGTTTAAGCACTGGGTTCTGGTCAATATCGCCGGCAATGACTTGACCAGCGGTGATGCGATCGCCGAATATATTGGCTCCGGTCCTCCCCAGGGAACGGGTCTGCATCGCTACGTCTTCCTGCTGTACAAACAATCCGGCAAACTGGAATTCGACGAGGAACGTGTGAGCAACAAATCACGAAAGGATCGGCCCAAATTCAGCGCCGCCAAGTTCGCCAAGAAACATCAGCTCGGCAATCCCATCGCCGGAACTTTCTACCAAGCCCAGTACGATGATTATGTGCCTAAACTGCACAAGCAACTTTCGGAAAATTGA
- the SmD2 gene encoding probable small nuclear ribonucleoprotein Sm D2, producing the protein MALVKPKSELTPEELARQEEEEFNTGPLSVLTQSVKNNTQVLINCRNNKKLLGRVKAFDRHCNMVLENVKEMWTELPRTGKGKKKVKPVNKDRFISKMFLRGDSVILVLRNPLATAAGK; encoded by the exons AT GGCTCTTGTGAAACCAAAATCAGAACTCACTCCGGAGGAGCTGGCCCgccaggaggaggaggagttcAACACCGGGCCGCTGTCCGTGCTCACACAATCCGTGAAGAACAACACCCAGGTGCTCATCAACTGCCGCAACAACAAGAAGCTCCTGGGCAGGGTAAAGGCCTTCGACCGCCACTGCAACATGGTCCTGGAAAACGTCAAGGAAATGTGGACGGAGCTGCCGCGCACGGGAAAGGGCAAGAAGAAGGTGAAGCCCGTTAACAAGGACCGCTTCATATCGAAGATGTTCCTGCGCGGAGACTCCGTGATCCTGGTACTCAGAAACCCCCTGGCCACGGCGGCCGGAAAATAG
- the LOC108016019 gene encoding tRNA:m(4)X modification enzyme TRM13 homolog: protein MEPKKPKVASDEAEDPLPTTCSYWVPRKKRRCKMTANKGSPFCGAHAPPTTSPSTSDEKSGEDSFQERIPCPLDSKHTVFKRKLAKHLTICNARDQETSLPYIVKGVNSGEDSEKHLVDQEKLNQIKLHELSDEEFYGLIGKVKYLYDKHIGSSIQEMQLEHKSLKEELNRKDYGQETLRQLTQASSLLGILEKDHQLMEHTSYVEFGAGKGQLAYYLATVLEGQQFTHSQVILIDRMSLRHKKDNKVANKELVQRIRADIADLKLSALPELKKTERTVALSKHLCGAATDLTLRCILGDGSASTDYVLIALCCHHRCSWQSYVGRSFLQKSGIGPREFAILTKMVSWAVCGTGLSRERRKAMEMTEDQPTETNTQRLSREEREKIGQQCKRVLDYGRLDHLRSQGYHAELKFYVSKDVTLENVVLLARPSISKQECQNKCS from the coding sequence ATGGAACCCAAGAAGCCGAAGGTGGCTTCTGATGAAGCGGAGGACCCTTTGCCCACCACCTGCTCCTACTGGGTGCCACGCAAGAAGCGTCGCTGCAAGATGACGGCCAACAAGGGAAGCCCCTTTTGTGGCGCCCATGCCCCACCCACAACTAGCCCCTCAACTTCGGATGAGAAATCTGGCGAAGATTCCTTCCAGGAAAGAATTCCCTGCCCCCTGGATTCCAAACACACCGTCTTCAAACGGAAACTAGCCAAGCACTTGACCATTTGTAATGCAAGGGATCAGGAAACTTCACTGCCCTACATTGTAAAAGGAGTTAATTCTGGAGAAGATTCGGAAAAACATCTAGTGGACCAGGAAAAACTCAACCAAATAAAACTTCATGAACTGTCGGATGAAGAGTTCTACGGTTTGATAGGCAAAGTAAAATATCTGTACGACAAGCACATTGGTTCTAGCATACAGGAAATGCAGTTGGAGCATAAATCTCTGAAAGAGGAACTGAATCGGAAGGACTACGGTCAGGAAACGCTACGCCAGCTCACCCAAGCCTCCAGCTTGCTGGGTATCCTGGAGAAGGACCATCAGCTGATGGAACACACAAGCTACGTGGAATTCGGCGCTGGAAAAGGACAATTGGCCTACTACCTAGCCACCGTTTTGGAAGGACAGCAATTTACTCACTCCCAGGTGATACTTATCGATCGGATGTCTCTTCGCCACAAAAAGGACAATAAGGTTGCCAATAAGGAGCTGGTGCAACGCATCCGGGCGGATATCGCCGATCTAAAGCTCTCCGCTTTGCCCGAGCTGAAGAAAACCGAACGAACGGTGGCTCTCTCGAAGCATCTCTGTGGAGCAGCCACGGATTTAACACTGAGGTGTATCCTGGGTGATGGAAGTGCCTCCACGGACTACGTACTCATCGCTTTGTGTTGTCATCATCGCTGCTCCTGGCAGTCATATGTGGGACGCTCCTTCCTCCAAAAATCTGGGATTGGACCACGGGAGTTCGCTATCCTAACCAAAATGGTCagttgggcggtttgtggcaCCGGCTTAAGCCGCGAACGGCGCAAGGCCATGGAAATGACGGAAGATCAGCCCACGGAGACAAACACCCAGCGACTAAGTCGCGAAGAGCGCGAAAAAATCGGTCAGCAGTGCAAGCGGGTGTTGGACTACGGACGACTGGATCACCTGCGATCGCAAGGTTACCACGCAGAGCTGAAGTTCTACGTTTCGAAGGATGTGACTCTGGAGAATGTGGTCCTGCTGGCCAGACCATCGATTTCTAAACAAGAGTGCCAAAATAAATGCAgttga
- the LOC108016055 gene encoding uncharacterized protein, translated as MSGPTPDYLCADQVKSQNNSLFDKVNEIQNDLNSAVSELRGVKDAVEMLTKAVGTLTEYVEQTTQVEPEIHDKMDDYFPLKSDEELSEIDEKINQGRGDRYIKHMVRLLSQEKMSRSIRNIFSDDIILSYNLEGAQHKKRLKSFEHFVRALLLAIGQVNPSESAERALSKAMRCVKTLHAGKRKSEGPALEVKVKVKTSRKLEIFEYFPIKSDDELSEIDEKINKGNCDRYIEHMVLLLSRQKMSRSIRNIFSEALILNYNLDGSQSKKKLNIFENFLPALLNAVGQVEPTVPAKKALTKAMRCVKNLHSSRKGKTNQS; from the exons ATGAGTGGGCCAACCCCAGACTATTTATGCGCGGACCAAGTAAAGAGCC AGAATAATTCGTTGTTTGACAAAGTTAATG AAATCCAGAACGACCTTAATTCGGCTGTATCTGAACTTCGTGGCGTGAAGGATGCTGTTGAGATGCTCACTAAGGCTGTTGGGACGCTTACGGAGTACGTTGAACAGACGACACAGGTGGAGCCCGAGATACATGATAAAATGGATGATTATTTCCCTTTAAAGTCCGACGAGGAGCTATCGGAAATTGACGAAAAAATTAACCAGGGGCGTGGtgatagatat ataAAGCATATGGTACGGCTCTTGAGCCAGGAAAAGATGAGTCGATCAATACGAAACATATTTTCGGATGATATAATTCTAAGTTACAATTTGGAGGGAGCCCAACACAAGAAAAGGCTTAAATCTTTTGAGCATTTTGTTCGCGCGCTTTTGC TTGCCATTGGTCAGGTAAACCCTTCTGAATCCGCTGAGAGAGCGTTGTCGAAGGCAATGAGATGCGTGAAAACTCTTCACGCAGGCAAAAGGAAATCCGAAGGGCCAGCCCTAGAGGTAAAGGTCAAGGTAAAAACGTCTCGAAAATTGGAAATATTCGAATATTTCCCTATAAAATCAGATGATGAGCTGTCGGAGATAgatgaaaaaataaacaagggGAATTGCGATAGATAT ATAGAGCATATGGTACTGCTTTTGAGCCGTCAAAAGATGAGTCGATCAATACGAAACATATTCTCGGAAGCGCTCATTCTTAATTATAATTTAGACGGATCCCAAAGTAAAAAAAAGcttaacatttttgaaaattttcttcCAGCGCTATTGA ATGCCGTCGGTCAGGTAGAGCCTACTGTTCCGGCTAAAAAAGCGTTGACTAAGGCAATGAGATGCGTTAAGAACCTTCATTCATCCCGAAAGGGAAAAACAAATCAAAGTTGA
- the LOC108016005 gene encoding neprilysin-1-like, with protein MFFCSISLRATGLCGSLIFFFLLEFFAKANARTVNLTNYLQSHADLMKSYMNLSVAPCDNFYEYACGNYRNMKPDRYSTGKRASAKDITYTLDDITEKLLGMSDLAESLNVSSELRVTQRFYNACLGADLYPFPAADPNYLRLIRSIGGFPAVDGAAWNASNFNWLNMSAHLSNYGASGLTREKIHEEYPFPFQLVNPLLGFDSIVQKDSIDSNSSHVYRLNEKRMRGYLSSFQLPEDKIAEVVDGVFAFWREALVAAEKKEHDEETCPKFDSTNYMDIAWNYSLYDDMCDSNLVLCDMCDSYLVEIDKVCARHPEAAANYMSMKLLYHFDAKLSEAKYQKDYCTTTLRTFMPFLFNKIYMAEYFTEEKRLEVSEIVQELRKGLRRSLQEADWLDSETREKALLKESKIQSVIGSVEDSLRTDGLIREINRLEIIDDSYAATNINLYRLRVDMNRFSTRHSEELSEEALPQMVLLAMQVQAFYHPFENSIYVLAGILEPPIYHHSWPISLKLGTLGYVIGHELTHGFDTQGSNFDADGKILSWWSENSELGFKKRTECFVKAFSKYLIPEIDRHVDGKKTVDENIADSGGLKQALEAYRIHMKQLLEDPKQDRINEQLPGLDLLPEQLFFLGFAQMFCSDYKEEHLWDLLDNEINHTIEKYRVLGTLSNIEEFFQAFNCPVGSGMRVVAETCHMW; from the exons ATGTTTTTCTGTTCGATAAGCTTGAGAGCCACCGGATTATGTGGATCTCTGATATTTTTCTTTCTACTGGAGTTTTTCGCGAAAGCAAACGCCAGAACGGTAAATCTTACCAACTACCTACAGTCCCATGCAGATCTCATGAAGTCCTACATGAACTTGAGTGTAGCACCCTGTGACAACTTCTACGAGTACGCCTGTGGAAACTATCGAAACATGAAACCGGACCGATACTCCACCGGAAAGCGCGCTTCTGCGAAGGACATTACCTACACACTAGATGACATCACGGAAAAACTTTTGGGTATGTCGGACCTGGCGGAGTCTCTCAACGTTTCCAGCGAGCTGAGGGTTACCCAACGATTCTACAATGCCTGTCTGGGGGCAGATCTCTATCCGTTTCCTGCTGCCGATCCAAACTACTTAAGGCTTATCAGGTCGATCGGAGGCTTTCCCGCCGTCGATGGTGCTGCCTGGAATGCCTCCAACTTTAACTGGCTTAATATGAGCGCCCACCTTTCCAATTACGGGGCATCAGGTTTAACTCGCGAAAAGATACACGAAGAGTATCCTTTTCCGTTTCAATTGGTAAACCCGTTACTGGGTTTTGACTCCATCGTTCAAAAGGACAGCATCGACAGCAACTCTTCCCACGTCTACCGACTTAACGAGAAGCGTATGCGCGGATACTTAAGTTCCTTTCAACTGCCGGAGGACAAAATTGCGGAAGTGGTCGACGGGGTTTTTGCTTTCTGGCGCGAGGCTCTGGTGGCTgcagaaaaaaaagaacatgATGAAGAGACGTGCCCAAAGTTCGACTCTACTAACTACATGGACATCGCCTGGAACTATAGTTTATACGATGATATGTGTGATTCCAACTTAGTGTTGTGTGATATGTGTGATTCCTACTTAGTGGAGATCGATAAGGTGTGTGCCCGCCACCCTGAGGCTGCGGCCAATTATATGTCCATGAAACTGCTCTACCATTTCGATGCCAAGCTAAGTGAAGCCAAGTACCAAAAAGATTATTGTACAACGACTCTGCGGACTTTCATGCCTTTCCTCTTCAACAAAATCTACATGGCG GAGTACTTCACCGAGGAAAAACGGTTGGAAGTGTCTGAAATTGTACAGGAACTGCGGAAGGGACTCCGAAGGTCGCTTCAGGAAGCCGATTGGTTGGACTCGGAGACTCGAGAAAAGGCACTTCTCAAGGAATCCAAAATTCAATCTGTCATCGGCTCCGTGGAGGACAGCTTGCGTACTGACGGTCTGATTCGGGAGATCAACCGTCTTGAAATAATCGACGATAGTTATGCTGCGACCAATATTAACTTGTACCGCCTCAGAGTCGACATGAATCGATTCAGCACCCGCCACTCTGAGGAACTGTCCGAAGAGGCCCTGCCACAGATGGTTCTGCTGGCGATGCAGGTGCAAGCTTTTTATCATCCCTTTGAAAATTCTATTTATGTACTGGCTGGCATTCTAGAGCCACCAATTTACCACCATTCTTGGCCGATCTCCCTGAAACTCGGCACCTTGGGCTACGTGATTGGCCACGAACTCACCCACGGCTTCGACACCCAAGGCTCAAATTTCGATGCCGATGGAAAAATTCTGTCTTGGTGGTCGGAGAATTCGGAACTGGGCTTTAAGAAACGCACTGAGTGCTTTGTGAAAGCTTTCAGTAAGTATCTTATACCGGAGATCGATCGCCATGTCGATGGAAAGAAAACGGTGGACGAGAACATTGCCGACAGTGGCGGATTGAAACAGGCTCTGGAGGCCTACCGCATCCACATGAAGCAACTGCTGGAGGATCCTAAGCAGGACAGGATCAACGAGCAGTTACCGGGTCTTGACCTCTTGCCAGAGCAACTCTTCTTCCTGGGCTTCGCTCAGATGTTTTGCTCGGATTACAAGGAGGAGCATTTATGGGACTTGCTggataatgaaataaatcaCACTATCGAGAAGTACCGCGTACTGGGAACCTTATCGAATATCGAAGAATTCTTCCAGGCCTTCAACTGTCCCGTTGGAAGTGGTATGCGCGTTGTTGCTGAAACTTGTCACATGTGGTAA